Proteins encoded together in one Cicer arietinum cultivar CDC Frontier isolate Library 1 chromosome 4, Cicar.CDCFrontier_v2.0, whole genome shotgun sequence window:
- the LOC101497175 gene encoding ureidoglycolate hydrolase has translation MVLHYVVLLLSLCTFFSSISSHQHEHDPSIISTIEQFSGYSIHEPTSISSLSVDAQGLQNQIDELSGFSDSPAPSVTRVLYTQKDVLARRYVKNLMGIAGLSVREDAVGNIFGRWDGNEPELAAVATGSHIDAIPYSGKYDGVVGVLGAIEAINVLKRAGFKPRRPLEVILFTSEEPTRFGISCLGSRLLAGGETLANTLKTITDGQNISFLDAARFAGYAKDEDDLSSVFLKKGTYSAFIELHIEQGPILEDEGISIGIVTAIAAPASLRVEFEGNGGHAGAVLMPNRNDAGLAAAELALAVEKHVLESGSIDTVGTVGILELHPGAINSIPSKSHIEIDTRDIDEERRNQVIEKIHQTAIRITKTRGVKLSEFHIINQDPPALSDEAVINAMETATKELNLTSKLMISRAYHDSLFMARVSPMGMIFIPCYKGYSHKPEEFASIKDMSNGVKVLALTLAKLSLQ, from the exons ATGGTTCTTCACTATGTCGTGCTACTCTTGTCGTTGTGCACCttcttttcttcaatttcatctcATCAACATGAACACGACCCTTCAATCATCTCAACCATCGAACAATTTTCCGGTTACTCAATCCACGAACCCACTTCCATTTCTTCACTATCCGTTGATGCTCAAGGTCTTCAGAACCAG ATTGATGAACTTTCAGGTTTTTCTGACTCACCTGCTCCATCAGTAACTAGGGTCTTGTATACTCAAAAGGATGTTTTAGCTCGCAG GTATGTAAAAAACCTCATGGGAATTGCTGGTCTATCTGTGAGAGAGGATGCTGTTGGTAACATATTTGGTCGTTG GGATGGCAATGAACCCGAGCTTGCCGCTGTTGCAACAGGTTCTCACATTGATGCTATACCTTACTCGGGAAAATATGATGGAGTTGTTGGTGTTTTAGGTGCTATTGAAGCTATCAATGTCTTGAAAAG GGCTGGCTTCAAACCTAGAAGGCCGTTGGAAGTCATATTATTCACATCGGAAGAACCCACACGCTTTGGAATAAGTTGCCTGGGAAG CCGCTTATTGGCTGGGGGTGAGACTCTTGCGAATACTCTAAAGACAATAACCGATGGTCAAAACATATCCTTCTTAGATGCTGCAAGATTTGCGGGGTATGCAAAAGATGAAGATGACTTATCCAGCGTATTCTTAAAGAAAGGAACATATTCTGCTTTTATAGAACTGCACATAGAACAAGGGCCTATTCTGGAGGATGAAG GAATATCTATAGGCATAGTCACTGCCATTGCAGCTCCAGCAAGTCTAAGGGTTGAATTTGAAGGCAACGGTGGTCATGCAGGCGCCGTCCTTATGCCTAACAG AAACGATGCTGGTCTGGCAGCCGCCGAATTAGCTCTGGCTGTCGAGAAACATGTCTTGGAATCTGGGTCTATTGACACTGTTGGCACCGTCG GTATCCTTGAACTGCATCCTGGAGCAATCAATAGCATCCCTAGCAAATCACACATAGAAATTG ACACCAGGGACATTGATGAGGAAAGAAGAAACCAAGTTATTGAGAAAATCCATCAAACAGCAATTAGAATAACCAAAACCCGAGGTGTCAAGCTCTCTGAGTTCCATATCATCAATCAGGATCCGCCAGCCCTTTCTGATGAAGCAGTCATCAATGCAATGGAAACCGCAACAAAAGAGCTAAACTTGACGAGCAAGTTGATGATTAGTAGGGCCTATCACGACTCGTTGTTTATGGCCAG GGTGTCTCCAATGGGCATGATTTTCATTCCATGCTACAAAG GATACAGCCATAAGCCTGAGGAGTTTGCTAGCATTAAAGATATGTCAAATGGTGTAAAAGTATTGGCTTTGACCTTAGCCAAATTGTCTCTTCAGTAA
- the LOC140920140 gene encoding DNA repair protein XRCC4-like has translation MEEKKRHTCLKLQINGEEAIFVKGTWFDTHFNLSITDGFTAWYCYASEEELKQRAAQWDQPVSEYVQLSESYLGFQQHGSIYAFADAGDGHKRVT, from the exons ATGGAGGAGAAAAAGAGACACACATGCTTGAAGCTACAGATAAACGGAGAAGAAGCAATCTTTGTGAAGGGAACTTGGTTTGATACCCACTTCAACCTCTCCATCACCGATGGCTTCACTGCTTGGTACTGCTACG CATCGGAGGAAGAGTTGAAGCAGCGTGCTGCTCAGTGGGATCAACCGGTTTCTGAATACGTGCAGTTGTCGGAAAGCTACTTGGGGTTTCAGCAGCATGGTTCTATTTATGCTTTTGCTGATGCTGGTGATGGACATAAAAGGGTAACTTAA